Proteins found in one Crassostrea angulata isolate pt1a10 chromosome 3, ASM2561291v2, whole genome shotgun sequence genomic segment:
- the LOC128175384 gene encoding uncharacterized protein LOC128175384 — MPAPANREEDTSTMQTHDQHEDIDHLKRILEEKEKEIEALRQENEEIQFQDLENRRRDRWQIEDREEEIIRLQNAIQNQRPETNTVTASSPKVKLESYDGRSSIIHWWVKFMTFISLQKWSEKVAIDTLPFYLKGAAESWFYSVDDGVKQSISTIKQAIHNRFQESSRNRLELMDVKQKTTESVEDFIHRVTQMTTDRRVDQEWLITVIINGLKPDIGADVIKVDPRTLEELRNVAIRSEVAERRRNNSTTIQENTNLALLNALQDIRDDLKSNNQQPPQYQQQPRRSGRQRPPHPGFHHQQPQQQPWWPDFQQPQWQQSRWTDQQQPRWSAQPQQQPEWQEPDWQQPQGQQHQWQQPQWQHGPRPAGPPHHGPRRPAQSYHKKGNFGIQHYMFGIFMVLSLCMVMVESSKVDTSASEVVQRINYGVIFQEQSSLMLAQEYWLHTFHIPLPTRFHVNKVPFCNLSSTHQITSCLLLNNLANFIHGLHEQTLLNFNETIRSIHNMIPQTKITSNQRQSRSLLPFIGSLSKSIFGTATMDDVNILAGHINALNHKTERLAVALQQHGAHLSSFISLTDKRMKNLVHGIKANSDYITKVASEFNNKLFDLENAFVNVSEILTNQVNQATLLRSQFTKLENSVESLLEGKISPFLIPKHLLSEIIANIRHKLQKSYQKFYLIQLDASFYYSSGKFIFARHHNDLFVTVKFPISSQRLPLKLYKVISLPVPTSENVTSNMQATQLLSLPDYFAITPHHDYFISLQSNELTDCIHSSSSILCLSNWPQSPITVPDCTMALFANNVRQVKELCNFRYLQSVLKSNIIELSPTSVLLYNTPTVVLDCPQEKKILKGCAFCVLHIPCRCSLSTEALFFAPRLVSCYEKLSNYSVIHPVNLALLQQFFDESSLQQIYGNTFFPTPVNMSIPKFTFFNHTIRDVLANDHKAHLNLKKIASAVKNDQKIFKSLAEPLLDGQIQIPQEWPNTSDIITLVSLILAGICLALCIALCIKVRKICTTLLILKEVQHAASQNVPSFIYRQPTSQTQVEETSDVFIEFTWVHASVIISVIVLVILLIVMYLLYKSKSHKGSIIALELTSGGDCVIVPITQLSLCPSYYVITKPTISDISASNFPSCKIIAKWSKFSVTDKQTQTTIKIPHKFSVNPWLHYKVSKILQQPFRAYVIIIHNRYAFHLQDTQ, encoded by the exons ATGCCAGCCCCGGCAAACAGAGAGGAAGACACAAGCACTATGCAAACCCATGACCAACATGAGGACATCGATCATTTAAAACGAATACTGGAGGAGAAGGAAAAAGAGATTGAAGCCCTCCGACAAGAGAACGAGGAAATTCAGTTCCAAGACTTGGAAAACAGGCGGAGAGACCGTTGGCAGATTGAAGACCGAGAGGAGGAGATTATACGCCTCCAAAATGCCATCCAGAACCAAAGACCAGAAACAAACACCGTGACAGCGTCCTCACCAAAGGTTAAACTGGAGAGTTACGATGGACGCTCATCCATCATCCACTGGTGGGTCAAGTTTATGACATTTATTAGTTTACAGAAATGGTCAGAGAAAGTGGCGATTGACACCTTGCCATTTTATCTAAAAGGCGCCGCAGAGTCCTGGTTTTATTCTGTGGATGACGGAGTAAAGCAGTCCATCTCAACCATCAAACAAGCTATTCATAATCGATTTCAAGAATCATCCAGAAATCGACTAGAATTGATGGATGTGAAACAGAAAACAACCGAGTCAGTCGAGGATTTTATACATAGGGTGACTCAAATGACAACAGACAGACGCGTGGACCAGGAATGGCTGATCACAGTAATCATCAATGGACTAAAACCGGACATAGGAGCAGACGTAATTAAGGTGGACCCGAGGACCCTGGAAGAACTGAGGAACGTGGCCATCAGATCTGAGGTCGCAGAGAGGAGACGCAACAACTCTACCACCATTCAGGAGAACACCAACCTTGCGCTCCTCAATGCTTTGCAAGACATAAGGGATGATTTGAAGTCCAACAATCAGCAACCACCTCAATACCAACAACAACCCAGACGATCTGGAAGACAGAGACCACCACACCCAGGCTTTCATCATCAGCAGCCGCAGCAACAACCCTGGTGGCCAGACTTTCAACAACCCCAGTGGCAGCAATCTCGGTGGACAGATCAACAACAACCTCGGTGGTCAGCACAGCCGCAACAGCAACCTGAATGGCAAGAACCTGATTGGCAGCAACCTCAGGGGCAGCAACATCAGTGGCAGCAACCCCAGTGGCAGCATGGACCACGGCCCGCCGGACCTCCTCATCATGGACCTCGCAGACCAGCCCAGTCCTACCACAAGAAGG gGAACTTTGGAATTCAACATTACATGTTTGGGATATTCATGGTCCTTTCCTTGTGTATGGTGATGGTGGAATCAAGTAAAGTGGACACATCAGCTTCTGAGGTCGTACAGCGAATCAACTATGGGGTCATCTTTCAGGAACAGTCAAGTCTAATGCTAGCTCAAGAATATTGGCTCCATACCTTTCATATTCCTCTACCAACCAGGTTTCATGTGAACAAAGTACCATTTTGTAATCTAAGTAGTACTCACCAAATTACCTCTTGCCTATTACTTAACAATCTGGCTAACTTCATCCATGGTTTACATGAACAAActcttttgaattttaatgaaactatTAGATCCATTCATAACATGATCCCTCAAACCAAAATTACCAGTAATCAACGTCAATCAAGATCTTTATTACCCTTTATTGGTTCATTGTCAAAAAGCATATTCGGAACAGCAACCATGGATGATGTTAATATCTTAGCAGGTCATATTAACGCTTTAAATCACAAAACTGAAAGATTAGCTGTTGCCTTACAACAACATGGTGCACATCTTTCTTCTTTCATTTCACTAACAGATAAACGCATGAAAAACTTAGTGCATGGAATCAAGGCTAACTCTGACTATATCACAAAAGTAGCTTCTGAATTCAATAACAAACTCTTTGATCTTGAAAATGCTTTTGTTAACGTTTCGGAAATTCTTACTAACCAGGTAAACCAAGCTACTCTTCTTAGATCTCAATTTACCAAGTTAGAAAATTCAGTTGAAAGTCTTTTAGAAGGAAAAATCAGTCCATTTCTTATTCCTAAACACTTATTGTCAGAAATCATCGCCAATATTCGGCACAAACTTCAAAAATcttatcaaaaattttatttaattcaattgGATGCTTCATTTTATTACTCAAGTGGTAAATTCATTTTTGCGCGCCACCACAATGATTTGTTTGTAACAGTCAAGTTCCCCATTTCTTCTCAAAGACTTCCACTGAAACTGTATAAGGTCATTAGTTTACCTGTTCCCACCTCAGAAAATGTAACATCTAACATGCAAGCTACCCAATTGTTGTCCCTCCCAGATTATTTTGCCATCACCCCACAccatgattattttatttcactaCAGTCAAATGAGTTGACTGATTGCATTCATTCGAGTTCATCCATATTGTGTTTGTCTAATTGGCCGCAGTCACCTATCACAGTACCAGATTGTACTATGGCGTTGTTTGCGAACAATGTTAGACAGGTCAAGGAGTTATGTAATTTTAGGTATCTTCAGTCGGTgctgaaatcaaatatcataGAGTTGTCCCCAACTTCAGTTTTGTTGTATAATACACCCACAGTGGTCCTGGATTGTCCACAggagaagaaaattttgaagGGTTGTGCATTTTGTGTACTGCATATTCCATGTAGATGTTCGTTATCTACAGAGGCATTGTTCTTTGCACCAAGATTGGTCAGTTGTTATGAAAAGTTATCAAATTATTCTGTCATTCATCCTGTCAACTTAGCATTGCTACAACAGTTTTTTGATGAATCTTCTTTACAACAGATTTATGGCAATACATTTTTTCCAACACCTGTCAACATGTCCATACCTAAGTTCACATTTTTCAATCACACTATCAGGGATGTGTTAGCCAATGATCACAAGGCCCATTTGAATTTGAAGAAAATAGCCTCTGCTGTTAAGAATGatcagaaaatctttaaatctcTTGCTGAACCATTATTAGATGGACAAATTCAAATTCCTCAAGAATGGCCCAATACCTCAGACATCATTACATTAGTTTCTCTGATTTTGGCAGGTATATGCTTAGCATTATGCATTGCACTATGTATCAAGGTACGGAAAATTTGCACTACATTGTTAATTTTGAAGGAGGTACAGCATGCAGCTTCTCAAAATGTTCCCTCTTTTATCTATAGACAGCCCACTAGTCAAACCCAGGTTGAGGAGACTTCTGATGTGTTTATTGAATTTACTTGGGTACATGCTTCAGTCATTATTTCGGTCATTGTTTTGGTCATCCTTTTAATTGTGATGTATCTTTTGTACAAATCTAAGTCGCACAAGGGATCAATCATAGCACTAGAGTTAACCTCAGGTGGAGATTGTGTCATAGTTCCAATTACACAGTTGTCTCTTTGCCCATCATACTATGTCATTACAAAACCAACCATTTCAGATATCTCTGCATCAAATTTCCCTTCCTGCAAAATCATTGCGAAATGGTCCAAATTTTCTGTCACTGACAAACAAACTCAAACAACAATCAAAATTCCTCACAAATTCTCTGTCAACCCTTGGTTACATTACAAAGTAAGCAAAATTCTTCAACAACCTTTCAGAGCTTATGTCATAATCATTCACAACAGATATGCATTCCACTTGCAAGATACACAGTAA